A part of Drosophila ananassae strain 14024-0371.13 chromosome 2R, ASM1763931v2, whole genome shotgun sequence genomic DNA contains:
- the LOC6493709 gene encoding chromodomain-helicase-DNA-binding protein Mi-2 homolog: MASEEENDDNFQEEEEAQEDNAQVAELSNDSDAPLKPNNDEDDDYDPEDNRKKKKGKKRKTRKGEEKGRKKKKRKKNESEEDSDFVQHDEEVEYASTSKRGRKRKEEKQAAKEKESASSGMPSVEDVCSAFSVCDVEIEYSEEELQSLTTYKSFMQHVRPILQKENPKIAAPKLMMLVAAKWREFCESNPHIQQEGGAAGSGSAGQADQEAEEPRSSRSSRNEKPDDIYEEAAEEEEEEEEEEKKPRRKRSSRGKKGRRPSGKVPTLKIKLGKRKRDSSDDEQDASGASERDSDLEFERMLQKSDDSADEKEAPAKTEAAAPAAQDDGSGAPVVRKKAKTKIGNKFKKKNKLKKTKNFPEGEDGEHEHQDYCEVCQQGGEIILCDTCPRAYHLVCLEPELDEPPEGKWSCPHCEADGGAAEEEDDDEHQEFCRVCKDGGELLCCDSCPSAYHTFCLNPPLDTIPDGDWRCPRCSCPPLTGKAEKIITWRWAVRTDADGPSTSKGSKSSNTRIREYFIKWHNMSYWHCEWVSEVQLDVHHPLMIRSFQRKYDMEEPPKFEESLDEADTRYKRIQRHKDKVGMKADDDADDLEERFYKNGVKPEWLIVQRVINHRTARDGSTMYLVKWRELPYDKSTWEEEGDDIPGLRQAIDYYQDLRAVCTSENTRSSSKKSKKGRRSKLKAEDDEDRPVKHYTPPPEKPTTDLKKKYEGQPAFLEGTGMQLHPYQIEGINWLRYSWGQGIDTILADEMGLGKTIQTVTFLYSLYKEGHCRGPFLVAVPLSTLVNWEREFELWAPDFYCITYIGDKDSRAVIRENELSFEEGAIRGSKVSRLRTTQYKFNVLLTSYELISMDAACLGSIDWAVLVVDEAHRLKSNQSKFFRILNSYAIAYKLLLTGTPLQNNLEELFHLLNFLSRDKFNDLQAFQGEFADVSKEEQVKRLHEMLGPHMLRRLKTDVLKNMPSKSEFIVRVELSAMQKKFYKFILTKNYEALNSKSGGGSCSLINIMMDLKKCCNHPYLFPSAAEEAPTSAGGLYEINSLTKAAGKLVLLSKMLKQLKSQNHRVLIFSQMTKMLDILEDFLEGEQYKYERIDGGITGTVRQEAIDRFNAPGAQQFVFLLSTRAGGLGINLATADTVIIYDSDWNPHNDIQAFSRAHRIGQANKVMIYRFVTRNSVEERVTQVAKRKMMLTHLVVRPGMGGKGANFTKQELDDILRFGTEDLFKEDDKEEAIHYDDKAVAELLDRTNRGIEEKESWANEYLSSFKVASYATKEEEEEEETEIIKQDAENSDPAYWVKLLRHHYEQHQEDVGRSLGKGKRVRKQVNYTDGGVVAADTTRDDSNWQDNGSEYNSEYSAGSDEDGGDDDFDDQNGGERKAKRRLERRDDRPLPPLLARVGGNIEVLGFNARQRKSFLNAIMRYGMPPQDAFNSQWLVRDLRGKSERNFKAYVSLFMRHLCEPGADNAETFADGVPREGLSRQHVLTRIGVMSLIRKKVQEFEHINGYYSMPELILKPCEPVRAMAKQEASSLEAAPAAGKAEVDKSATTSNSATPATSAAPSPAPASDKGEDKDKDEKEKTSSEKSDVKQEQEQEAEEDKKPTDVKQEQSAEDAAVDTKPSEAEVKAEVAKTEPKEEAKDTELKDEPKAEEDDKEKEKEKLEDKKPIPIDDDDDDVMIVKEDGELEKPNASSPKDHKAAAAAAAAAAGTTGAAGKGVEDSLEVLKRKFMFNIADGGFTELHTLWLNEEKAAVPGREYEIWHRRHDYWLLAGIVTHGYGRWQDIQNDIRFAIINEPFKMDVGKGNFLEIKNKFLARRFKLLEQALVIEEQLRRAAYLNLAQDPSHPAMSLNARFAEVECLAESHQHLSKESLAGNKPANAVLHKVLNQLEELLSDMKSDVSRLPATLARIPPVAQRLQMSERSILSRLAATAGNASNAAQLMAQFPAGFQGTTLPAFTGGPAGNFASFRPQFSVPGQLSNNAGA; the protein is encoded by the exons aagaggaagaggctcAGGAGGACAATGCACAAGTGGCGGAGCTGTCCAATGATTCCGATGCGCCACTGAAACCGAAT AATGACGAGGATGACGATTACGATCCCGAGGACAATcgcaagaagaagaagggcAAGAAGCGCAAGACCCGCAAGGGCGAGGAGAAGGGccgcaagaaaaagaagcgcaAGAAGAACGAGAGCGAGGAGGACAGCGACTTTGTCCAGCACGATGAGGAGGTGGAGTACGCCAGCACCTCGAAGCGCGGACGCAAGCGCAAGGAGGAGAAGCAGGCCGCCAAGGAGAAGGAGTCGGCATCATCAG GAATGCCATCTGTGGAGGATGTCTGCTCGGCCTTCAGTGTGTGCGACGTGGAGATCGAGTACAGTGAGGAGGAGCTGCAGAGCCTCACCACCTACAAGTCGTTCATGCAGCACGTGCGTCCTATTCTCCAGAAAGAGAATCCCAAGATCGCTGCCCCCAAGCTGATGATGCTGGTGGCGGCCAAGTGGCGCGAGTTCTGCGAGAGCAACCCGCACATCCAGCAAGAGGGAGGTGCTGCTGGATCCGGATCCGCGGGTCAGGCCGATCAGGAAGCGGAAGAGCCACGATCCTCGCGGTCGTCGCGAAACGAGAAGCCGGATGATATCTACGAGGAGGCTgccgaggaggaggaagaggaggaggaggaggagaagaagCCGCGTCGAAAGCGAAGCAGTCGCGGCAAGAAGGGACGCCGACCCTCGGGCAAGGTGCCCACCCTGAAGATCAAGCTGGGCAAGCGGAAGCGCGATAGCTCCGACGATGAGCAGGATGCCAGCGGCGCCTCCGAACGGGACTCGGATCTGGAGTTTGAACGCATGTTGCAGAAGTCGGACGACAGTGCCGACGAGAAGGAGGCTCCCGCCAAGACGGAGGCCGCCGCTCCGGCTGCTCAGGACGACGGATCCGGGGCTCCGGTGGTGCGCAAGAAGGCCAAGACCAAGATCGGCAACAAGttcaagaagaagaacaagcTAAAGAAGACGAAGAACTTCCCGGAGGGCGAGGACGGGGAGCACGAGCACCAGGACTACTGTGAGGTGTGCCAGCAGGGCGGCGAGATCATCTTGTGCGACACCTGTCCGCGGGCCTACCACTTGGTGTGCCTGGAGCCGGAACTGGACGAGCCGCCAGAGGGCAAGTGGTCCTGCCCGCACTGCGAGGCCGATGGCGGAGCtgccgaggaggaggacgatgaCGAGCACCAGGAGTTCTGCCGCGTTTGCAAGGATGGCGGTGAGCTGCTCTGCTGCGACTCCTGCCCCTCGGCTTACCACACCTTCTGTCTCAATCCGCCGCTGGACACCATTCCGGACGGGGACTGGCGCTGCCCGCGCTGCAGCTGCCCGCCGCTGACCGGAAAGGCCGAGAAGATCATAACCTGGCGGTGGGCCGTGCGCACCGATGCCGACGGGCCCAGCACCTCGAAGGGATCCAAGAGCAGCAACACCCGGATCCGCGAATACTTCATCAAATGGCACAACATGTCCTACTGGCACTGCGAGTGGGTGTCCGAAGTCCAGCTGGATGTCCATCATCCGCTAATGATCCGCTCCTTCCAACGCAAGTACGACATGGAGGAGCCGCCCAAGTTCGAGGAGTCCCTCGACGAGGCCGACACTCGCTACAAGCGCATCCAGCGCCACAAGGACAAGGTGGGCATGAAGGCCGATGACGACGCCGACGATCTGGAGGAGCGCTTCTACAAGAACGGCGTCAAGCCGGAGTGGCTCATCGTCCAGCGGGTGATCAACCACCGGACGGCCCGGGATGGCAGCACCATGTATCTGGTGAAGTGGCGAGAGCTGCCCTACGACAAGTCCACTTGGGAAGAGGAGGGCGACGACATTCCCGGTCTGCGCCAGGCCATCGACTACTACCAGGACCTGCGCGCCGTGTGCACCTCGGAGAACACCCGGTCCAGCAGCAAGAAGAGCAAGAAGGGACGCCGCTCCAAGCTCAAGGCCGAGGACGACGAGGACCGGCCGGTGAAGCACTACACTCCGCCGCCGGAGAAGCCCACCACCGATCTGAAGAAGAAGTACGAGGGTCAGCCGGCCTTCCTGGAGGGAACTGGCATGCAGCTGCATCCCTACCAGATCGAGGGCATCAACTGGTTGCGCTACAGCTGGGGCCAGGGCATCGACACCATCCTGGCCGACGAGATGGGTCTGGGCAAGACCATCCAGACGGTCACCTTCCTCTATTCGCTCTACAAGGAGGGCCACTGCCGCGGACCATTCCTCGTGGCCGTGCCCCTGTCCACGCTGGTGAACTGGGAGCGTGAGTTCGAGCTATGGGCACCCGATTTCTACTGCATCACCTACATTGGCGACAAGGACTCCCGGGCGGTGATCCGCGAAAACGAACTGAGCTTCGAGGAGGGCGCCATCCGTGGCAGCAAAGTGTCCCGCCTGCGGACCACCCAGTACAAGTTCAATGTCCTCCTGACCAGCTACGAGCTCATTTCAATGGATGCCGCCTGCCTGGGCAGCATCGACTGGGCCGTGCTGGTGGTGGACGAGGCGCATCGTCTGAAGAGCAACCAGAGCAAGTTCTTCCGCATCCTGAACAGCTATGCCATCGCCTACAAGCTGCTCCTCACCGGCACCCCGCTACAGAACAACCTTGAGGAGTTGTTCCATCTCCTGAACTTCCTCAGTCGGGACAAGTTCAACGACCTTCAGGCCTTCCAGGGCGAGTTTGCGGACGTGTCCAAGGAGGAGCAGGTGAAGCGCCTGCATGAGATGCTCGGCCCTCACATGCTGCGTCGTCTCAAGACCGACGTTCTCAAGAACATGCCCTCCAAGTCGGAGTTCATTGTGCGTGTGGAGCTCTCGGCCATGCAGAAGAAGTTCTACAAGTTCATCCTCACCAAGAACTACGAGGCCCTGAACTCCAAGAGCGGCGGCGGCTCCTGCTCGCTGATCAACATCATGATGGACCTGAAGAAGTGCTGCAACCATCCGTACCTCTTCCCGTCGGCCGCCGAGGAGGCACCCACCTCTGCCGGTGGTCTCTACGAGATCAACTCCCTGACCAAGGCCGCCGGCAAGCTGGTCCTGCTCTCCAAGATGCTGAAGCAACTGAAGTCGCAGAACCACCGAGTGCTGATCTTCTCCCAGATGACCAAGATGCTGGACATCCTCGAGGACTTCCTCGAAGGCGAACAGTACAAGTACGAGCGCATAGATGGTGGCATCACCGGAACAGTGCGTCAGGAGGCTATCGATCGATTCAACGCTCCGGGAGCTCAACAGTTTGTCTTTCTGCTGTCCACCCGAGCCGGTGGTTTGGGCATTAACTTGGCCACCGCCGACACCGTCATCATCTATGACTCTGACTGGAATCCGCACAACGACATCCAGGCCTTCTCCCGCGCCCATCGTATCGGCCAGGCCAACAAGGTGATGATATACCGCTTCGTGACCAGGAACTCGGTGGAGGAGCGTGTCACCCAGGTGGCCAAGCGCAAAATGATGCTTACCCACTTGGTGGTGCGACCGGGAATGGGCGGCAAGGGTGCCAACTTCACCAAGCAGGAACTGGACGACATTCTGCGCTTCGGTACCGAGGATCTCTTCAAGGAGGACGACAAGGAGGAGGCCATTCACTACGACGACAAGGCAGTGGCCGAGCTCCTCGATCGTACCAATCGCGGTATCGAGGAGAAGGAGTCGTGGGCCAACGAGTATCTGTCCTCGTTCAAGGTGGCCTCCTACGCCaccaaggaggaggaggaggaagaggagaCTGAGATCATAAAACAGGATGCCGAGAACTCGGATCCGGCCTACTGGGTGAAGTTGCTGCGCCACCACTACGAGCAGCACCAGGAGGATGTGGGTCGCAGTCTGGGCAAGGGCAAGCGTGTCCGCAAGCAGGTGAACTACACGGATGGCGGCGTTGTGGCCGCCGACACCACCCGCGATGACTCCAACTGGCAGGACAACGGCAGCGAGTACAACTCTGAGTACTCGGCTGGCTCTGACGAGGATGGCGGCGATGACGACTTCGACGACCAGAACGGTGGCGAACGGAAGGCCAAGCGCCGCTTGGAGCGCCGCGACGACCGCCCCCTTCCTCCCCTGTTGGCTCGCGTGGGTGGTAACATCGAGGTGCTGGGTTTCAATGCCCGCCAGCGCAAGAGCTTCCTCAACGCCATCATGCGGTACGGCATGCCGCCGCAGGATGCCTTCAATTCTCAGTGGCTGGTGCGAGATCTCCGCGGCAAGTCCGAGCGCAACTTCAAGGCCTACGTGTCCCTCTTCATGCGTCATCTGTGCGAACCCGGTGCCGATAATGCCGAGACCTTTGCCGACGGAGTTCCGCGCGAGGGACTGTCGCGCCAGCACGTTCTCACCCGGATTGGCGTCATGTCTCTCATTCGCAAGAAGGTGCAGGAGTTCGAGCACATCAACGGCTACTACAGTATGCCGGAGCTGATCCTAAAGCCCTGCGAGCCCGTGCGGGCCATGGCCAAGCAGGAGGCATCATCTCTGGAAGCAGCTCCGGCTGCGGGCAAGGCTGAAGTGGACAAGAGCGCCACCACTAGCAACAGTGCCACCCCGGCCACCAGCGCGGCACCCAGTCCGGCACCAGCTTCAGACAAGGGCGAGGATAAGGACAAGGACGAGAAGGAGAAGACCTCATCGGAAAAGAGCGATGTGAAGCAGGAGCAAGAG CAAGAGGCTGAGGAGGACAAGAAGCCAACGGACGTCAAGCAGGAGCAGTCTGCAGAGGATGCCGCTGTCGATACAAAGCCCAGCGAGGCAGAGGTCAAGGCCGAGGTGGCCAAAACAGAGCCCAAGGAGGAGGCCAAGGACACCGAGCTTAAGGACGAGCCCAAGGCCGAAGAGGACGACAAGGAAAAGGAGAAGGAAAAGCTCGAGGACAAGAAGCCCATACCCattgacgatgacgatgacgacgtCATGATTGTCAAGGAGGACGGAGAATTGGAGAAGCCCAACGCCAGCTCCCCCAAGGATCACAaggctgctgccgctgccgccgccgctgctgctggtaCCACCGGAGCAGCCGGCAAGGGAGTGGAGGACAGTCTCGAGGTGCTGAAGCGCAAGTTCATGTTCAACATCGCCGACGGCGGCTTCACCGAGCTGCACACCTTGTGGCTGAACGAGGAGAAGGCCGCGGTGCCTGGACGCGAATACGAAATCTGGCACCGGCGCCACGACTACTGGCTCTTGGCCGGCATTGTGACCCACGGATACGGGCGCTGGCAGGACATCCAGAACGACATCCGCTTCGCCATCATCAACGAGCCCTTCAAGATGGACGTGGGCAAGGGCAACTTCCTGGAGATAAAGAACAAATTCCTGGCCCGACGCTTCAAGCTCTTGGAGCAGGCCCTGGTCATCGAGGAGCAGCTGCGACGGGCGGCTTACTTGAATCTCGCCCAGGACCCAAGCCACCCGGCTATGTCGCTGAACGCTCGCTTCGCCGAGGTGGAGTGCCTGGCCGAGTCCCATCAACATCTCAGCAAGGAGTCGCTGGCGGGCAACAAGCCAGCCAACGCTGTGCTGCACAAGGTGCTGAAccagctggaggagctgctgTCGGACATGAAGAGCGACGTCTCCCGGCTGCCTGCCACCCTCGCCCGCATCCCGCCCGTGGCCCAGCGTCTCCAAATGTCGGAGCGATCGATTCTCTCTCGCTTGGCGGCCACCGCCGGCAATGCCTCCAATGCAG cTCAATTAATGGCACAATTTCCGGCTGGATTCCAGGGCACGACACTGCCCGCATTCACCGGCGGACCGGCTGGCAACTTCGCCAGCTTCCGGCCACAGTTCTCGGTGCCCGGCCAGCTATCGAATAACGCCGGCGCCTAG
- the LOC6493708 gene encoding RNA polymerase II elongation factor Ell: MTNSIASTKCLPNALSTGNYGMSQRHRYTDDSKEYIIVKLTDSAFRAIEEYQRDDHAKRLPPGQRAKIQFTGNEGVIQFPRSSSDANGHHNNPSTNGNGNGNGNGNSGNDPGRKFLFTINNMEGTLECVQQQQQNLGVLGAVTFRMRIHANDDVYDTTRTKMAIAEETEKSKCIREIKPNQSDIGRKVKKPPSMMSSSNNNNNNNNASSFSSFNSSSANSGSMTTTTAFHHHNNNNNNSGINNNNNSSSNSFNNNNNNNNHSRKLASSPFNGLGVGMGGGSNSATNSASSSINSSSAAAAAYSSRSPNPSMLGASGTVNGTTGGGGGRYHHQYHGGAGAGAASSLASTFASGISQGYNMSGSSPRDSAQGQMSGGANGRSRMASGGGNATGASSRSANNKSSGGNKMSEVSRRNIRERLVHLLALKAFKKPELFARLKNEGIRDRERNQITNILMDISTMSHNTYNLRRQMWNDVDENWPFFSEQELQQLKRRKPQNLTPPMSSDAGSSTSGQSPTSTHTGSPPPPSSSSGGGGVGGGGGGPGSGAGGGAGMKRTSLEYDETMFSTVQPKKQRISHYKKDTPPSSTFYPAVSSGLGVSNSSRNRYTPPQRQPGPLDDHSTGDLSYNVLDNMEEFMSSTAAAATQATEQHQQQQQHPPRSSSSSGSSRRSSSSLGGSSNNGSGNKDKRNSTGSNSSSSSGYETQQERQRTTTAARNSNSSPPKLSYSFVPAAAASSSSSSSSSSGKQRSSQATGQHNEHSSYNSSSGSHVASSSKKRTSSSSSQSNGVSGQRQKSSSYQQVPPPSRSASQHQLQQQQQQQHHQQQQQQQQQQQQQTHQQPGQREHHHYHHQQQASNKHPSPTQQLAAAAHAYSHATSEGDSATPRYDFSQYVPIQTLEVRRRYKTEFESDYTEYCKLLTRVETVRKRFQDLSERLEGARRHENGYGDYDHIKQQIVSEYERINSDHTIQDDKQRFDYLHAKLAHIKQLVMDYDKTLMSATSTTTGTGAAPPVAAPAPAPEPVREPKPIVKHQQQQQQRRQHHAVETIEPQQRQHPDPPPHYLPQKQEEQQQQQQESDSDDSSDSSDSNEEDSNDEDCEDSHSNSDEDEERY, from the coding sequence ATGACCAATTCGATTGCGTCGACGAAATGCCTGCCCAATGCACTCTCGACCGGCAACTATGGTATGTCCCAGCGACACCGCTACACCGACGATAGCAAGGAGTATATCATTGTCAAGCTCACCGACTCGGCATTTCGTGCCATTGAGGAGTATCAGCGGGATGATCATGCCAAGCGACTACCGCCCGGTCAACGGGCTAAAATCCAATTTACCGGCAATGAAGGTGTCATCCAATTCCCTCGATCGTCATCAGATGCTAATGGCCACCACAACAACCCTAGTACTAATGGCAACGGTAACGgtaacggcaacggcaactcTGGCAACGATCCAGGACGCAAGTTCCTTTTTACCATTAATAACATGGAGGGAACACTCGAATgcgtccaacaacaacaacagaatcTTGGTGTCCTTGGGGCAGTTACGTTCAGGATGCGGATACATGCGAACGATGATGTCTATGATACGACAAGGACAAAAATGGCCATTGCCGAGGAGACGGAGAAGAGCAAGTGTATTAGGGAGATTAAGCCGAATCAGTCGGATATTGGGCGTAAGGTGAAGAAGCCGCCATCCATGATGAGtagtagcaacaacaacaacaacaacaataatgcCTCATCCTTTTCGTCCTTTAACTCTTCTTCTGCCAATTCTGGTTcgatgacgacgacgacggcATTTCATcatcacaacaacaacaacaacaacagtgggatcaacaacaacaacaacagcagtagcaatagttttaataacaacaacaacaacaacaaccataGTCGTAAGTTAGCTTCATCGCCATTTAATGGTCTAGGCGTAGGAATGGGTGGTGGCTCCAACTCCGCCACCAACTCTGCCTCCTCCTCCATCAACTCCTcctcggcggcggcggcggcgtaTTCATCGCGCTCCCCCAATCCCAGCATGCTGGGCGCCAGCGGCACAGTCAACGGCACtactggtggtggtggtggtcgATATCATCATCAATACCATGgtggagctggagcaggagcagccTCTTCGCTGGCTTCCACCTTTGCCAGCGGGATATCCCAGGGATACAACATGAGCGGCAGCTCTCCGAGGGATTCGGCGCAAGGACAAATGAGTGGGGGGGCCAATGGACGCAGCAGGATGGCGAGCGGAGGAGGCAATGCAACCGGAGCATCGTCCAGGAGTGCCAACAACAAGTCCTCGGGCGGCAATAAGATGTCGGAGGTGTCGCGGCGGAACATTAGAGAGCGACTGGTCCATCTGCTGGCTTTGAAGGCCTTCAAGAAGCCGGAACTGTTCGCCCGGCTCAAGAACGAGGGGATACGCGACCGGGAACGCAACCAGATCACCAACATACTCATGGACATCAGTACCATGTCACACAACACGTACAATCTGCGCCGCCAGATGTGGAACGATGTCGACGAGAACTGGCCCTTCTTCAGCGAACAGGAGCTCCAGCAGCTGAAGCGCCGCAAGCCCCAGAACCTGACGCCGCCGATGAGCTCCGATGCCGGCAGCTCCACCTCCGGCCAGAGTCCCACATCGACGCACACGGGCAGTCCACCGCCACCCTCCTCGTCCAGCGGGGGCGGTGGCGttggtggcggtggtggtggacCGGGTTCCGGCGCCGGCGGAGGAGCGGGAATGAAACGTACCAGTTTGGAGTATGACGAGACCATGTTCAGCACTGTCCAGCCCAAGAAGCAGCGCATCAGTCACTACAAGAAGGACACTCCGCCCTCGAGCACCTTCTACCCCGCCGTCTCATCCGGGCTGGGAGTCTCGAACTCCTCCCGGAATCGGTACACGCCTCCGCAACGGCAGCCAGGTCCGCTGGACGATCACAGTACCGGGGATCTCAGCTACAATGTGCTGGACAACATGGAGGAGTTCATGAGCTCCACGGCGGCAGCGGCCACCCAGGCGACcgagcagcaccagcagcagcagcagcatccgccgcggagcagcagcagtagcggCAGCAGCCGGCGGAGCAGCTCGTCGCTGgggggcagcagcaacaacggGAGTGGGAACAAGGACAAGAGGAACTCCACGGGCAGCAACTCGAGCAGCTCCAGTGGCTATGAGACCCAACAGGAACGGCAAAGGACCACGACCGCCGCCCGGAACAGCAATTCCTCGCCACCGAAGCTGTCGTACAGCTTCGTTCCAGCCGCCGCTGcatcatcctcctcctcctcttcctcctcctctggCAAGCAGAGATCCTCCCAGGCGACGGGGCAGCACAACGAGCACAGTTCGTACAACAGTAGTAGTGGCAGTCATGTGGCCTCCAGCAGCAAGAAGCGGACGAGTAGCAGCAGTAGTCAGAGCAACGGAGTGAGTGGCCAGCGCCAGAAGAGTTCCAGTTACCAGCAGGTGCCGCCACCCTCCAGATCCGCCTCCCAGCATCAgctacaacaacagcagcaacaacaacatcatcagcagcagcagcaacagcagcaacaacaacaacaacaaacgcATCAACAACCGGGACAACGGGAGCACCACCACTACCATCATCAGCAGCAGGCATCCAACAAGCATCCATCGCCGACACAACAGTTGGCGGCGGCGGCCCACGCCTACTCCCATGCCACATCGGAAGGGGACTCGGCCACGCCCCGGTACGACTTCAGCCAGTACGTGCCCATCCAGACGCTGGAGGTGCGGCGGCGCTACAAGACTGAGTTCGAGAGCGACTACACCGAGTACTGTAAGCTGTTGACGCGGGTGGAGACGGTGCGGAAGCGGTTCCAGGATCTGTCGGAGCGGCTGGAGGGCGCTCGGAGGCATGAGAACGGGTATGGGGACTATGACCACATCAAGCAGCAGATCGTGAGCGAGTACGAGAGGATCAACAGCGACCACACCATccaagacgacaagcagcgcTTCGACTACCTGCACGCCAAGCTGGCCCACATCAAGCAGCTGGTGATGGACTACGACAAGACTTTGATGAGTGCCACGAGTACCACGACGGGCACAGGAGCAGCGCCTCCAGtggcagctccagctccagctccagagCCGGTTCGGGAGCCAAAACCGATAGTgaagcaccagcagcagcagcagcagcggagGCAGCATCATGCGGTGGAGACGATAGAACCCCAGCAGCGCCAGCATCCAGATCCGCCGCCACACTATCTGCCACAGaagcaggaggagcagcagcagcagcagcaggagagcGACTCGGACGACAGCTCGGATAGTTCGGACTCCAATGAGGAGGACTCCAACGACGAGGACTGCGAGGACTCGCACTCCAATAGCGATGAGGATGAGGAGCGCTACTGA